A part of Providencia sp. PROV188 genomic DNA contains:
- a CDS encoding DinB/UmuC family translesion DNA polymerase: MLHVQIICLRSLGHKVVDYELVRQSMCVFAERAAEKLREEKQYY; this comes from the coding sequence ATGTTACATGTCCAAATTATTTGCTTACGTTCTCTTGGTCATAAAGTGGTGGATTACGAGTTAGTTCGCCAATCGATGTGTGTGTTTGCTGAACGCGCTGCAGAAAAACTGCGTGAAGAAAAACAGTATTATTGA